In Tenebrio molitor chromosome 8, icTenMoli1.1, whole genome shotgun sequence, a genomic segment contains:
- the LOC138137001 gene encoding B1 protein-like has product MKLLLSLVVVSLVAAAWAETPRAKLNKYHTICKNESGVSEDLLNSARKFKKVEDPKLQKHALCLLVQDGYIDSSGDFQVETMKTKFKEGSDNPEDVDKFVDKCAVKKDTPLASSSKFIECLLEYYPS; this is encoded by the exons ATGAAGCTTCTGCTCTCTCTGGTGGTTGTTTCTTTGGTAGCCGCGGCTTGG GCCGAGACACCTCGTGCTAAACTGAACAAGTACCACACCATTTGCAAGAATGAATCTGGAGTGTCGGAAGATCTCCTCAACAGCGCCCGCAAGTTTAAGAAGGTGGAAGATCCTAAACTGCAAAAGCATGCTTTGTGCTTGCTTGTACAGGATGGATATATCGACAGCAGCGGTGACTTCCAGGTGGAGACCATgaaaacgaaattcaaagaagGCTCTGATAATCCAGAAGATGTAGACAAGTTTGTTGATAAATGTGCTGTCAAGAAGGACACTCCGTTGGCTTCATCGTCCAAGTTTATCGAGTGTTTGCTCGAATATTATCCATCGTAA